The DNA window CGGTTTAAATAATCAACAAAAGGCTGTTTGTTTTTACTAATAGCTCCCCACATGGCATCTAAGGTTTCTTGCTTCATGCGATTAATGTGTAAGGGTTCTTGAAGGGGATTGTCCCATCCACGTTTTTTATACGTTTCCAAACGAAAGCCACCAATGGAATTCAAGGTTTTGGCAAAGAATTCTTCTTTCTCTGTCCATGCTTCCTCTAATTTTTGGTAGGACTCTTTTCGAACTGCTGCATCTTTATGAGAACTCAGATTATTCGCTTGTCCTACCGATAATGACTTCTCTTCGCCGTCCACTGTGACTGTAACGTTAATTTCGCCAACTAGCATATCGTATAATTGGCCCCAGCTGTGATACCCGTCAATACTTAACGCGGTAATCAAGCCTTCCTCTTTTTCAGAAAGTAACATTTTTGCCTCGTCACGCCACTCGTTTAAGACAAACGTAAATTTATGTAAAGACTCTTCGTTTACTAGTTCGTTCCATATGCCATCCTCGGTCTTTACTAAATCTTGTTGGATTTTCTGAAAAGAGTTTTGGAAACGTGCAGATAAGGTCGAAGCTTCACTTTCTAAAATACCTGCTTTTTTATCTTGTGTATTTTGTGCCATCAAACAGCCAATAAATGAACCTGCTTGACTGAGATGGCGCATTACATGGCTCATTTGTTCAAGCAAGTCAGCAACTTTTGGTGCATCTTCTTTCGTCGTTAGTACTTCAAATTTTTGGACGTGCTCTTCAAATTCAGAGAGTTTGTTTACTGCCTCGTCCATATGTAGCCGCAATTCCCGAGATTCACTTCCTCCTGGAAATAGCGTGTCCAAATCCCATTGTTCTGGATAGGTAACTGTCATAATTTCTCCTCCTGATAAACTAAATTTTCTAAAAACACTTCTTTAGTATATCATTTTTCTTTCCGAAACCGGAACAATATTCCACTCTTCAAGCTAATACTTCACCTTATCGACATGTTTAGGGATTTTTTTGGAAAAGGTTAATTGTTGATTGAAACGACGACAGGTATACTAAAATGAAGGAGGGATTCTGCATGATTCGTATTTTACTTATGACAATTTCTTTTATTGCTGTCGTTGTCATGAATACTTTGGCAAATACCTTGCCGTTAAACGATCAAACTACAGGTGACGTGTCTAACCGACTGTTAGTCTTGTTTACACCAGCCGGTTACGTATTTTCAATTTGGTCCATCATCTATCTTTTGCTGGCTGTTTGGATTGTTGCTTTCTGGATACGTTTAAGAAAAGGACAGACCCCTTCATACAAGATCACTTTGTTTTTCGTCTTAAGCTGCCTGTTCAATATAAGTTGGCTCCTGTTATGGCATTATGAGTTTTTTGCCTGGTCCATTGTTGCCATGCTTGGCTACTTGATAGCGTTGATTGCTCTTTATCTGCAATATGGAAATTCGGAAAGATCGTTTACTGAACGGCTGCCTATTTCAATCAATATGGGATGGATTAGTGTAGCCACTATAGCCAACATCAGTTTCGTCTTAACTTTTTACAATTGGAGCGGTTGGGGGTTGAGCGATCAGCTGTGGACAGTTATTATGTTGACAGTCGCGACTGCAATCGCTTTGCATATTCGGTTTCATCATATGGATATTCCTTTCGCTTTGGTCTTTATATGGGCGTTCATTGGAATTGCTGTTAAACACGGTACAGACGAAATGTTAGTAACAACCGCATCTCTTTTCTTGAGCGGCGTTATCTTAACCGGTATTTTGCTCATAAAAAAAAGAACGGCACCTACTCAATAAATCTGCGAGAGACTCGATTAGAGCGAGCTTGTCTGCAGATTTTTTGCATTCACATTCAACTAACATAAAAAAGAGATTCGGCTATTCCACCGAATCTCTTTTTATGTTAGCTGTTTAGTTTAGTCAATAAAATCGGTTCACCTTTTGTTACCAATACAGTATGCTCGATTTGCGCGACCAATGATTGATCCGGTGTTATAAATGTCCAGCCATCACCTGACTCGATAATGTGCTCGGCTTTTTGAGAGATAAAGGGCTCTACTGCAAGTACCATGCCTTCTTTTAAAATCGTCGTCTCCCAAGCATCGTAATAATTTAAAATATGTTGAGGCGCTTCGTGAAGTGATTTACCTATGCCATGTCCAGTCAAGTTTTTGATGACGAACAAACCTTGCTCTTTCGCTTCACGTTCAACAGCCTTACCAATTTGGTTGAGTTTTGCACCGGCTTTGACTTTCGTCATCGCGCGGTCAAATGCCGAAGCAGCTGCTTCACAAATTTTTTCTTTTTCAGCATGTCCTTCGCCTACAACAAATGAAATTCCTGTATCAGAGAAGAATCCTTCATATGACCCCGAAACATCGATATTCACAATATCTCCATCTTGGATGACACGGCTACCTGGAATACCATGAGCCACTTCTTCGTTGACGCTGATACATGTATACCCAGGAAAATCATATTCTGATTTTGGACCGGAAACGCCACCCAGCTCCTCAAATAATTGACCGCCCAGTTCGTCGATTTCTTTTGTCGTGACTCCAGCTTTTGTGGCAGCTTTCATCGC is part of the Planococcus kocurii genome and encodes:
- a CDS encoding tryptophan-rich sensory protein, whose translation is MIRILLMTISFIAVVVMNTLANTLPLNDQTTGDVSNRLLVLFTPAGYVFSIWSIIYLLLAVWIVAFWIRLRKGQTPSYKITLFFVLSCLFNISWLLLWHYEFFAWSIVAMLGYLIALIALYLQYGNSERSFTERLPISINMGWISVATIANISFVLTFYNWSGWGLSDQLWTVIMLTVATAIALHIRFHHMDIPFALVFIWAFIGIAVKHGTDEMLVTTASLFLSGVILTGILLIKKRTAPTQ
- the map gene encoding type I methionyl aminopeptidase, whose product is MIATNEKEIEMLKKAGQMVAEIREAMKAATKAGVTTKEIDELGGQLFEELGGVSGPKSEYDFPGYTCISVNEEVAHGIPGSRVIQDGDIVNIDVSGSYEGFFSDTGISFVVGEGHAEKEKICEAAASAFDRAMTKVKAGAKLNQIGKAVEREAKEQGLFVIKNLTGHGIGKSLHEAPQHILNYYDAWETTILKEGMVLAVEPFISQKAEHIIESGDGWTFITPDQSLVAQIEHTVLVTKGEPILLTKLNS